The proteins below are encoded in one region of Phaseolus vulgaris cultivar G19833 chromosome 1, P. vulgaris v2.0, whole genome shotgun sequence:
- the LOC137815993 gene encoding uncharacterized protein translates to MLLRGQVPEDQLEFDPEIEKTARRNQSKKREEKKKQGQAKGESSNTLNSHNQTEFQMAENRQNPPRRTLGDYAMQQGPRHFSSIVIPPATKSLEMKPAFLSLISTHQFTGMDHEDPYTHLSTFYELVGTMGFKENDIEFVYLRLFPFSLVGKAKEWLKSHPNQSLSSWNDVEEKFLHRFFPLSRYIKAKSDISTFGQGPDEPFCEAWERFKVMLRKCPNHGFEDIAQLNIFHNGLRPDTKMILDAAAGVQKKGVLDLSTSDAILAQNKILTQQIEALTKQMSKLPQQLHAVNSPSMQNQALKCDFCGGNHLNGQCSYQNPSEEEVQFMNNQGRQGGFAYNYPNNMAQGWRNNPNQGFGWKQEAESSNRQVPYQQQPHYPSIHERTSKLEDTFEKFMQASLSNQKNTEASIRNLETQVGQLAKQLADNQGSQFSANTQTNPKEHCNSITTRSGIVIGKGIGKNLVVGEEVLKDKESEKEQTLKQMPTYAKFMKELLTKKRKINDQEIVELEAGCSAIIQKSLPQKSRDPGSFTLPVTIGNLTVGKALLDLGASINLMPLSMLKKIGDVKVKPTRMTL, encoded by the exons ATGTTATTGAGAGGACAGGTTCCTGAAGATCAATTGGAATTTGATCCAGAAATTGAGAAGACAGCTAGAAGAAATCAGAGcaagaagagagaagaaaagaagaagcaagGACAAGCAAAGGGAGAATCTTCCAACACTCTCAACTCACACAATCAAACAGAGTTCCAAATGGCTGAAAATAGACAAAATCCACCTAGAAGGACATTGGGAGACTATGCTATGCAGCAAGGACCAAGGCATTTCTCTAGCATAGTCATACCTCCTGCCACCAAATCATTAGAAATGAAGCCAGCTTTTCTTAGCTTAATTAGCACTCATCAATTCACTGGAATGGATCATGAAGACCCTTATACTCATCTTTCCACATTTTATGAGTTGGTTGGGACCATGGGCTTCAAGGAAAATGATATTGAATTTGTTTATCTGCGTCTATTTCCTTTCTCACTTGTAGGCAAAGCAAAAGAATGGTTAAAGTCGCATCCAAACCAAAGTTTAAGTAGctggaatgatgtagaagaGAAATTCCTACACAGATTCTTCCCACTTTCTCGATATATCAAGGCTAAGTCTGATATCTCCACATTCGGGCAAGGGCCAGATGAACCATTTTGTGAAGCTTGGGAACGCTTTAAAGTGATGTTAAGAAAATGTCCTAATCATGGCTTTGAGGATATTGCTCAGTTGAATATATTCCACAATGGTTTGAGGCCTGATACTAAAATGATTTTGGATGCTGCAGCAGGAG TGCAAAAGAAAGGGGTGCTGGATCTTAGTACTTCAGATGCAATTTTAGCACAAAACAAGATTTTGACTCAGCAAATTGAGGCATTAACCAAGCAAATGTCAAAACTGCCTCAACAATTACATGCAGTAAATTCTCCTTCAATGCAGAAtcaagctttgaagtgtgatttttgtggggGAAATCATCTTAATGGCCAATGCTCTTACCAAAATCCATCAGAGGAAGAGGTTCAATTTATGAATAATCAAGGAAGGCAAGGTGGCTTTGCATATAATTATCCAAATAACATGGCTCAAGGATGGAGGAATAATCCAAATCAAGGATTTGGGTGGAAGCAAGAGGCTGAATCATCTAACAGACAAGTCCCTTATCAACAACAACCACATTATCCTTCCATTCATGAGAGAACATCAAAATTGGAAGATACTTTTGAGAAGTTCATGCAAGCCTCTCTATCCAATCAAAAAAATACTGAAGCATCAATAAGGAATTTAGAAACACAGGTGGGGCAGTTGGCTAAACAGTTAGCTGATAATCAAGGAAGTCAATTTTCAGCCAATACACAAACCAATCCCAAGGAGCATTGCAATTCTATCACTACCAGAAGTGGGATAGTTATAGGAAAAGGAATTGGGAAAAACTTAGTTGTTGGGGAGGAGgttttaaaagataaagagagtGAAAAAGAACAGA CTTTAAAGCAAATGCCTACATATGCTAAATTCATGAAGGAATTAttgacaaagaaaagaaaaatcaatgaTCAGGAGATAGTTGAATTGGAAGCTGGATGCAGTGctataattcaaaaatcattACCACAGAAATCCAGAGATCCTGGGAGTTTCACTTTGCCGGTTACCATAGGAAATCTCACTGTTGGAAAGGCATTATTGGATCTTGGAGCTAGTATTAATTTGATGCCTTTATCAATGCTGAAGAAAATTGGAGATGTAAAAGTGAAACCAACAAGAATGACTTTGTAG